The sequence below is a genomic window from Mycobacterium sp. ITM-2016-00316.
ACAGCAGATCGGTGCTGATATTGCCCGACCCCACAATCGCAACACTCAACTTCTCAGCCATATGCGGCTCCTATTCGAAAGAAAGACGAACTGAACCTAGCCCGTCGAAATCTGCTACGAAATCGTCACCGGGACGAGCATCTATCGCACGCATGCATGCACCCGGCAACACGATGTCTCCCGCCTTCAGGCGAACCCCGAACTGATCGACCTTGCGCGCCAACCACGCCACCGAGGTGACCGGGTTGCCCAGTACGGCGTCACTGCGACCTTCGGCGACCACCTCACCGTTGCGTTTAAGCACAGCGCTGATGTTTTTGATGTCAATGTCCTTGGGCGACACTCGTTCCGGGCCCAGCACCCAACCCGCAGACGACGCGTTGTCGGCGATCGTGTCGCACAGCTTGATCTTCCAGTCGGTGATCCGGGTATCGATCAGCTCGATCGACGGTGCGAACGCCGCCGTGGCGGCCAGCACATCGTCCTCGGTGCACCCCGCCCCGGGCAGGTCATCGGCCAGGATGAACCCCACCTCGACCTCGACCCGCGGATACAGAAACCGGCCCGCGGCAACCGGTTTGTCCTCGAAGACCTCCATATCGGCGAGCAGATGACCGTAATCGGGCTCATCCACCCCCATCATCTTCTGCATCGCCTCCGAGGACAGACCCACCTTGTGCCCGATCACCCGCGCGCCCTCGGCAACACGCTGCCGGATGTTGATCAGCTGGATCTCGTAGGCATCGACGACGTCGATATCGGCATACCGATCCGTCAACGGGGTCGTCGGCACCCGGCTACGCTCCGCCTCAGCCAGATCGGCAGCAAGCTCGTCACGGACCTCGACACTGAGCATCTTGGTGAATTCCCCTCATAATCTCTTTAAGCCCTCGACCGGCACAGTTGCGGGCCTGTTGTCGAAAGGCACTGCAATTCTATAACGTGTTCTACATGACTGGACAGGAGTACGACGTCGTCGTGGTCGGTAGCGGCGCTGCCGGCATGGTCGCCGCCCTCACCGCTGCTCACCAGGGTCTCTCGACAGTAGTCGTCGAGAAGGCTCCGCACTACGGTGGTTCCACTGCGCGGTCAGGTGGCGGCGTGTGGATCCCGAACAACGAGATCCTCAAGCGTGACGGGGTCAAGGACACCGCCGACGCGGCACGCCAGTACCTGCACGCCATCATCGGCGACGCGGTGCCGGCCGACAAGATCGACACCTACCTGGACCGCAGTCCGGAGATGCTGTCGTTCGTCCTCAAGAACTCCCCACTCAAGCTGTGCTGGGTGCCCGGCTACTCCGACTACTACCCGGAGACACCGGGCGGTAAGGCGACCGGTCGCTCGGTGGAACCCAAACCGTTCAACGCCAAGAAGCTCGGTGCCGACGAGAAGGGCCTCGAGCCGCCGTACGGCAAGGTGCCGATGAACATGGTGGTGCTGCAGCAGGACTATGTGCGGCTCAACCAGCTCAAGCGCCACCCGCGAGGTGTGCTGCGCAGCATCAAGGTCGGCGTGCGCTCCGTCTGGGCCAACGCGACCGGCAAGAACCTGGTCGGCATGGGCCGGGCGCTGATCGCTCCGCTGCGCATCGGGCTGCAGAAGGCCGGCGTGCCGGTGCTACTCAACACCGCGCTCACCGATCTGTACGTCGAGGACGGCGTGGTGCGCGGGATCTATGTCCGTAACACCCAGGACCCCGAAAGCGCTGAGCCGACGCTGATCCGGGCCCGCAAGGGTGTGATCCTGGGTTCCGGCGGGTTCGAGCACAACGAACAGATGCGGGTGAAGTACCAACGCGCTCCGATCACCACCGAATGGACCGTGGGCGCTGCCGCCAACACCGGCGACGGCATCCTCGCCGCCGAAAAGCTCGGTGCCGCACTGGAGCTCATGGAGGACTCGTGGTGGGGCCCGACGGTCCCACTGGTCGACGCGCCGTGGTTCGCGCTGTCGGAGCGCAATTCGCCCGGGTCGATCATCGTCAACATGTCCGCCAAGCGGTTCATGAACGAGTCGATGCCCTATGTCGAGGCCTGCCACCACATGTACGGCGGCCAGTACGGGCAGGGCGAGGGCCCCGGCGAGAACGTGCCGGCCTGGCTGGTCTTCGACCAGCAGTACCGCGACCGCTACATCTTCGCGGGGCTGCAACCCGGACAACGCATCCCGAAGAAGTGGTTGGAGTCCGGCGTCGTGGTCAAGGCTGCGACCCTGGCCGAGCTGGCGGAGAAGACCGGGCTGTCCGCGGAGGCGCTGGCCGCCACCGTCGACCGCTTCAACGGGTTCGCACGCTCGGGCGTCGACGAGGACTTCCACCGCGGCGACAGCGCCTATGACCGCTACTACGGCGACCCCACCATCAAGCCCAACCCGAATCTGGGCGAGATCAAGCACGGCCCCTTCTACGCCGCGAAGATGGTGCCCGGCGATCTCGGCACCAAGGGCGGCATCCGCACCGACAACGACGGGCGCGCGCTGCGTGACGACAACTCCGTGATCGAAGGGCTCTACGCCGCAGGTAATGTCAGCTCGCCGGTGATGGGCCACACCTATCCCGGCCCGGGCGGGACCATCGGGCCCGCCATGACCTTCGGATACCTGGCTGCGCTCGCGATTGCCGGAAAGGGCTGATATGCCGATCGATGTCGAAAAGGCGCTCGCCGCCGATCTGGAGCCCATCGAGTTCTCCTGGACCAGCAGCGATATCCAGCTGTACCACCTCGGACTCGGTGCCGGCGCCGACCCGATGGATGAGCGCGAGCTGCGTTACCTGACCGACAACACCCCGCAGGTGCTGCCCACGTTCGGCAATGTCGCGGTCAGCTTCCACATGACCGAGGCGCCGACGGTGCAGTTCCCCGGTATCGACATCGAGTTGTCCAGGGTGCTGCACGCCAGCGAGGGCGTGACGGTCCCCGGGCCCATCCCGACCAGCGGCAAGGCCTGGTCCAAGCAGCGCTTCACCGAGATCTGGGACAAGGGCAAGGCCGCCGTCATCGTCAGCGAATCCACCGTGACCGATGAGTCCGGCACGGTGCTGTGGACGACGAAGCGCTCCATCTTCGCCCGCGGCGAGGGCGGATTCGGCGGTGAGCGTGGGCCGTCCACCTCCGTCGAACTGCCCGCTCGCGCACCGGATGCCGAGATCGCCATCCCGACGCTGCCCCAGCAGGCTCTGCTGTACCGGCTGTGCGGGGACCGCAATCCGCTGCACTCCGATCCGGCCTTCGCCAAGGCCGCCGGATTCGATCGGCCGATCCTGCACGGGCTGTGCACCTACGGCATCGGCGCCAAGGCCATCGTCGACCATTTCTTCGACGGCGATGTCCTGCAGGTCGGGACCTACGGCGCCCGGTTCGCCGGCACCGTCATCCCCGGCGAGACGTTGCAGGCCAACATCTGGCACCAGGACGGCAAGTACATCGGGACCCTCACCGCCCCCAGCCGGGACAACACCGTTGTGCTCTCCGGCGTGGAGCTGATTCCGGCCGGCTAGATCCCACCCGTGGAAGCGGTGATCCCGCACCGCGGCCCGGGCCGTCCGAAGTGCTGTTGCCCAGGTCCGTTGGCGGTACGCTTGCTGCGGATCTGGACACGCCGACCGGGCGATGCGGTATCCGAGCCACGGGAGGCGGTGCCTTGTGCCCTCCCCTCCCGGCCCCGGCCCCGCCGACCGGACCGACATCCGGGCCCGCTTCCTCGTCGTTGTGGGTCAGACACCGACCGACCTGCAGGGCGCCGAGCAACTGTGCACCGCCTGTCTGGCGACACTCCCGGTGCAACGGGTTGGCATCTCTGTCATATCCGGCGACGAGGGACACGAATTCCTTTGCGCAAGTGACGATGTCGCGGAACGGATGGAGTGGGCTCAGATCTCCTTGGGCGAAGGGCCCGCCGTGGCGGCCTTCACGACCGGAGGCCCGGTCTCCACACCGGATGCGGCGATGCCAGACACCCGGTGGCCCCTTCTCGCCCGGGAACCGGAGGCGGCCGACGCGGGTGCCGTCTACGCGCTACCGCTACAGCTCGGGGCGATCCGGGTCGGGGTCCTCAGCCTTTACCTGGAACCCGGAGCCCGGCTGAGCGCACAGGATTTCGGCGATGCCATCGCGGTCGCGGATCTCATCACGTCGCTGCTGCTCGCATCGGGCACCACCGACGAGGCGGATGCACTCGATCATTGGTGGGTCCAACCGCAGTCTTCGCGGGAGATCCATCAGGCCACCGGAATGGTGGTCGCGCAACTGGGTGTGAGTGCCCGCGACGCGTACGCGCTGTTGCAGGGGTATGCCTTCGCCCGGGGCCGCGGGCTCGATGAGGTGGCAGCCGAGGTGGTGCACCACCGCCTGCGCATCGACGTGGATCCAGAGGATGACCAGGCCCCGGCGTCATGACCAGACCGAATGAACACCGGGCCACGTCGTGGCAGAATGCCGTAGGGGGAAAAATGGACCGTTACGAAGGTTTGGCCCGCGCGTTCGTGGGATTGGCGGACACGCTGGTCGCGGATTTCGACGTGGTCGAGCTGGCCCAGCAGCTGGTGGAGAACGCCATGACGCTGCTTCCGATCGACGCCGCGGGGATCGTCCTCGCCGATGTGCACGGCAGGTTTCAGGTGCTGGCTTCCAACAGCGAACAGACGCGCTTGCTGGAGCTGTTCCAGATTCAGCATGACAACGGCCCGTGCCTGCTCTCCTACCGCACCGGCGAGCAGGTGGTCGTCGAGGACCTGCGGATCAGCATCGACCGCTGGCCGGAGTTCGCCGCGCGGGCCATCGAATACGGTTTCCTGTCGGTTCACGCGCTGCCGCTACGCTTGCGCAACGATCGCGTGGGCGCGTTGAACCTGTTTCGCTTCGAGTCGGGCAAGATGTCCGATGCCGATATCGCGATCGGCCAGGCGCTCGCCGACGTGGCGACGATCGGGATCGTCCATCAACGCGTCGCGCTGCAGTCCGATGTCCTCAATCAGCAACTGCAAACCGCGCTGAACACGCGGACGGTCATCGAGCAGGCCAAGGGAGTTCTCGCTGAGCGCGGCGGTGTCGACATGGACGCGGCATTCCGTCTGTTGCGCGGATACGCCAGACGCAACAACAGGCGACTCGCCGAGCTCGCACGATCAGTCGTCGACGGCGCCGATACCGCGGAGATCCTGAACCCGAGCTGAGCCCGTGATCGCCCGGTCACGCTTCTCGACCAACACTTTGTCGGGCACGTGAGCTGTGAGTCGTGAGAGGGTGGTCCGCTCCACCCAATCGAGGATCTTCCGGGCTGAGCCGTCCCAGGAATGGCGGCCTGCGTTCAGAAAAGCCCGACACTTCAAGTCTTCGACAAGTCCGACCTCCCGGTCGAGCCGGTCCAGCTGAGTCGTCAACGTGTCCGGATCATCGGGATCGAAGTAGAGCGCGCTGTCGCCGCAAACCTCTGGCAGTGCAGCGGAATCCGCACACACAACCGGGCAGCCGATGGCCTGCGCCTCGAGCACCGAAAGTCCGAAGCCGGCGTATGAGGTGGGCACGACGAACGCTTGACAATGCCGATACAGCCACACCAACTCGGCATCGGTCACCTGTTCGGCGCACACCACCGATGGATTCACCGCCAGCTCTGACCCGTTCATCCCGACGATGACCACCCGGCGGCCCGAGCGCGCCATCGTCGCCGCCGCGACAGCGATGTTCTCGTGCGGCGCCGCGGTACCGATCAGGAGGTGATAGTCCCGGTGCATCGGCAGTGCGGGCCGGACTGGTTCCACGTCGTCCAGTGAATCGGCCGCCCCACCCGCCACGATGAACCGTTCGACATCGACCCTCAACACATCCGCGAGTTCGTGTGCGCTGTACACGGATCCGGTGAGCACACCATCGGCCGTTCTGGCGAGCCACCGGTAAGTCAGTTCGTGAAGCAGGCGGTAACGCCGGCTGAATCCGGACGGACGACGGAAAGGTGTGGCATCGTGCATCGTCACCAATTGTCGGCGCTTGAGGATCGGCGCGCTGCCCTCCAACGTCAGGAGCACCGCGTCGGCAGTAGCCGCTGGGAGGTAGACCTGTTCGAACACCCTGCCGCTGAACATGGACCGTCGGATCTCGATGTGGTTGACCCCGGTCCAGGCAGAGATTGCCACATCCGCGTCGGCGGGTACGTGCAGAATCAGATCGATCCGTTCGGTAGATGCCAACGCCCGCAACATCTCCGAGGCGGAGCGACCGGCGAATGTTCTGCGGTGCGCCAGCCAGGCTCCGTTGACGTGAAGTTGACGCGCCGACCGGCGGCAAGCGCGGACACCGAGATTCCATGCCCGCTCACGATCTGTCCGCCTCCGATCCGGATGCCACAGCGCCAGCCGGTATACCGCGGCCGCCAGTGCCGAATTCATCGAGCCCCCTCACCCCACACGACGCGCGTAAACAATCACTGCCGACCTGCCACGCTGACCGGTGAATAGGTCCGGTGATCTATCGAATAGCCGTGTAAAACAAAGACACTCGCGGACACAACGACGGCCGCCCCCTGGGCGGCCCAGTCACGACCTACCATTGCGCGCACCCCGTTCACGCCGTCACCCCACCCCCAATGGGTAGCCCACCAAACGATGAGCTAGTTCTGAGGTTTGACGCGAACCCGGAGACTCAGCGGACCCCTCAGACCGTTCAGAACTCCGACCAACTGTGCTTCAGCCTGCGCAACCAGGGTCTGGGGTGGCGAGATGGCTCTCACATTAAGTGACGGTGTGACAAGTCCGCAAGGTTTCTGCCATGTCGGCGCACGCATCCATGGCGGAGGTATGTCCTTTCGCCACAACCTCGCCGCGAATTCAACGATGGTTATACCGTCGGCATCCCCTGGCGACCACCGCGGCCGTCAATCCAGTCGTCCATGGCAATGGCGTTGGCGCAAAGGACCATTCGCTTCGCCAGGCGCTCCCGACCGAGACCGCAGGAACACGTGTGAAGGTAGACGGCCGACTACACCCGCGTGGACAGGTCCTCTCCACCGGTCGGGCGCGACGGACCATGCGGTGCGACGGGCGCGGGCCCCGCGGTGGAACCACCGGCCGCCGCCTGCTCGCGCGAATCGAGCGCCGACTGGCGCTGATCCTGTTGCTGATCGCGGGCGTCCTGGCCCGCCTGGCGCTGGTCCTGCTGATCTTCGCGTTGGTTCTGCTGCTCTTCGCGGGCGTTCTGCTGAGTGTCCCGCTGCTCGGGTGTCGGTGCACCGGGCACACCGGGCGGCGGGCCGCCCGCAGGCCCTCCCGGTTCCTGTTCCTGGCCCTGCTGCGCGGCCTGGGTACCCTGCTGCACCGCGCCCTGCGCCGCCTGCATCGCCTGCTGCATCAGCTGGCCGAAGCCACCGCCCTGGCCACCGCCGCCACCACCCTGACCACCTCCGAGGCTGCTCGCCGCCTGCTGCGGCATCTGGGCCAACTGTCCGAGCTGGCCGGTGAGCTGTCCCAGCATGTCGCCGGACTGGCCGACCGACTGACCGGCCGATTCGTCGCCCACGTTATAGGCGGCCTGCGCCGCTCCGACCTTGCCGGAGAACGTGTTCTCCTTGGTGGCAAGCGAAGTCACGTTGGCCGTCATCGATGCTTCCAGCGTGGGGAGCACGGCCGCGATCGTCATGCTCATCGCATCGGCGCCGGGCGGGATGACCGGCATGGGCGGTAACTCCACCGACGCCGCGCTCCAGCTGATGCCCTCAGGTTTGCGAAGTGGGCTCGACATTGCTGCTCACCAATCCTCGTCGACGTCGTCTTCGGCCAGGTCGTGTTCCAGGGCCTCGGGCAGCGCCAAGCCAGTTGTCGTGCCCCCGCTGGTCCCGCGCTGCCCCATCATCGGCCCCATGCCGCCCCCCATTCCGCCACCGACCGCCACCGGCGCCATACCGCCGATCGCACCGCTGCCGGCACCTGCTCCGGGCGCCGGAGCCACCGACACGGGCACGGTGCTTCCGACCAGACTGGCCATCAGCGGTGACTGCGCGGGCCCACCGCCACCACCGGGCAGTCCGGCAGCACGCACCATGCCCGCTCCGGCTCCCGCCCCGCCGCCACCGGCCAATGGGTGGTTGGAGAACGCCGAAAAGGGCGACACCCCACCGAGACCCGCTCCGCCGCCGCCCTGGCCGAACATCGAGGTGAGCTGCTGCAGCGGCTGGCCCAGGGTCTGCGCGAGCTGCTGCGGGGCCTGGGTCACCTGACCCATGGCCTGACCGAGCATCTGCGGGATCTGACCGACCAGACCGGCCAGCTGACCCATCATCTGCATTGCCTGCGACGGGTCCTGGCCGGCGACCTGCTGCGGCCCCACCGGCGGTGTTCCCGTGCTGGGCGTGCTCGCCGGGGCGCCGATGCTGTTGGCCATCGTGCTCGCATTGGCCGTCACCGTGGCCGAATTCTGCGACAGCCCCAGCATGATCCGGCTCTGCACCAACGCCTGGGTGTTGCTGACCGGCATCGACTGGATCGCCATGCACTCGGCCTGGGTTTCCTGGGCGACGATGTTCGCCATCGTCTTGGTCTGGATGACGGCGGCCTCCATGGTGCGCAGCTTGGCCGCGATGGCAGCGGCCTGAGCGGCGTTGGCCTCGTGCCCACCGATGATCGTGGTGGCTTCACCGGCGGCGGCCATCGAACCGCCACCCTCCCAGGTGTCGGTGAGTTTCATCAGCTGGCTCTGTTGCTGGGGTACCACGGTGCCGCCGATCTTGGCCGCAAGTGCCTCGTACTGCGCTGCCGCCGCGGCCAGCGCGTTCTCGTCGACGTTCGGCCACCCCGGGCCGGTGACCGTCTGCCCCCCGTATGGGCTCACATCGGGCTGGATCCCCATGGCCTCGAGATTACCGTGCCCCCGACCGGGCTCGGCACACTAATTACCCGAGGATCAGACCCGAGGTCGGCACGCCCGTACCTGCCGTGACCAGCACGTGCTCCACGTTGTCGACCTGGTTGACCGAGGTTCCGCGCAACTGCCGCACACCCTCGGCGATGCCGTTCATACCGTGGATGTACGCCTCACCGAGCTGTCCGCCGTGGGTGTTGATCGGCAGTCGCCCACCCAGCTCGATGGCGCCCCCGGCGATGAAGTCCTTGGCCTCACCCTTACCGCAGAAGCCGAGCTCTTCCAACTGGATGAGTGTGTAGGGGGTGAAGTGGTCGTACAGGATCGCGGTCTGGATATCGGCAGGCGACAGTGCGCTCTGCTCCCAGAGCTGGCGGCCGACGAGTCCCATCTCGGGCAGCCCGAGCTCATCGCGGTAGTAGGAGTACATGGTGAACTGGTCGGCGCCGGCGCCCTGAGCGGCGGCCTCGATGATCGCCGGCCGGTGCTTGAGGTCCTTTGCCCGCTCCGGGGTGGTGACCACGATCGCCACCCCGCCGTCGGTTTCCTGGCAGCAGTCCAGCAGCCGCAGCGGCTCGGCGATCCACCGCGAGTTCTGGTGGTCCTCGATGGTGATCGGCTTGCCGTAGAAATGTGCCTTCGGGTTGTTCGCGGCGTGCTTACGGTCGGCGACCGAGACGGCACCGAAATCGGCGCTGGTGGCGCCGTATTCGTGCATGTAGCGTTGCGCGATCATCGCCACCGAGGCGGCCGGGGTGCTCAGCCCGTGCGGGTAGGACCAGCTGTACTCCACACCGCGGGAATCGGCGTTGACGGTCAGGCCGCTCATCACCTGACCGAAGCGGAACTCCGAGCGCTCGTTGAAGGCCCGGTAGGCCACCACGACCTCCGCGACACCCGTCGCGACCGCCAGGGCTGCCTGCTGCACCGTCGCGGCCGCGGCGCCGCCGCCGTAGCCGATCTGGCTGAAGAACTTCAGATCCCCGATCCCGGTCGAACGTGCGACGGCCGTCTCCAGGTTGGAGTCCATCGTGAAGGTCACCAGTCCGTCGACATCGGCCGGGGTCAGGCCCGCGTCGTCGAGCGCGTCCAGCACCGCCTCGGCGGCCAGCCGCAGCTCGCTGCGGCCGGAGTTCTTGGAGAAGTCGGTGGCGCCGATACCGGCGATCGCCGCCTTTCCGGACAACCCAGCCTTGCTCGACATCATCGCTTGTCTCCCAATGTCAGAGTGGACGTGGCGATGACGTGGTTGCCGAGGCTGTTGGCGCCCACCACCTTCAGCGTCACCAGATCACCGTCGACGGCGGTGACCTCACCGGTGAACGTGATGGTGTCGTATGCGTACCACGGCACCCCGAGGCGGAGCTTGATCGACCTGACGACGGCGTTCGGGCCGGCCCAGTCGGTGACATAGCGCCCCACCAGACCGGTGTCGGTCAGGATGTTGACGAAGATGTCCTTGGACCCCTTGGCCTGCGCCTTGTCCCGGTCGTGGTGCACGTCCTGGTAGTCGCGCGTCGCGATGGCGGTCGACACGATGAATGTCGGATCACCGTAGATCTTCAGCTCGGGCAGCGTGGTGCCCACGGTCACGCTCACGCGGTGGCCTCCCATGCGTACAGAGTCCAGGCCGGGCTGACATCGCTGTCCGGGAAGTCGAGATACGTTGCGCGCACCGGCATTCCGATCTTCACATCCGCGGGGTCGATACCGCGCAGCTCACCGAGCATCCGGACGCCTTCGTCGAGTTCGACCAGCGCGATAACGAAGGGCAGCGTGCGCCCGGGCACCTTCGGCGCGTGATGCACGACGTAGCTGAACACCGTTCCCTTGCCGGAGGCCACGACGTAATCGGGGGGCGCATCTTTGTCGGCCCAGACCGCGGGAACCGGCGGATGCTGCAGCGTCCCGTCCGGACGGCGCTGGATCCGCAACTCGTGGGCGTTGATGCCGTCCCAGAAGAATTTGGTGTCGCGCGAGGACGACGGCCGCATCAGTTTGTCCGGGTCGAGATCCTCCGGTATGGCCGCGGTCTGCGCTGCCCCTTGGCTGGCGGCAGGAAGGAACTTCATGATGCGCCAGTCCATTTCGGCGACCTCTTCATCACCGACATGCCAGCGGATCTTCTGATTGATGAAGTAGCCCTCGCCCAGCGCGGTCTGCTTGGGCCCCACCACATCGGTGATCTCGGCGCTCATGGCGACGAGCTCGCCCGGCTTCAGGTAGCGGTGATAGGTCTGATCGCAGTTGGTGGCGACCACGCCGACATATCCGGCATCATCGAACAGCGTCATGGCCCGTGCCAGTGGATCGTCATCGGAGCGCGTACGCCCCAGACCCATCATGGTCCAGACCTGGATCATGGCCGGCGGCGCGACGATGCCGTCATAGCCGGCCGCCTTGGCGGCGTCCTCGTCGACGTAGATCGGATTGGTGTCACCGATCGCATCGGTCCAGTGGTGAATCATCGGCTGGTTCACCGGGTCCCGGGCGATGGTCGGCTCGCCCCGTCCCGCGGCGACGATCGCGTCGATGCCCTCTTGCAAGCTCATCAGCGCCCTCTGCTCTTCGCGCAAGCGCTCATCACCGCGGCACCCGCGGCACCTTGAGCCCCGATGCCGCGATCATCTCGCGCATCACCTCGTTGACACCACCGCCGAAGGTGATCACCAGGTTGCGTTTGGTCATCTTGTCCAGCCAATCCAGCAGCCGGCCGGTCTCCGGGTCGGCGGGGTTGCCGTACCGGCCGACGAGCTCCTCGGCGAGCCGGCCGACCTCCTGGATCCGTTCCGTGGAAAAGACTTTCGTCGCCGCTGCGTCGGCCACCGCAATGGTCTCACCGGAGGCCGCGACCTGCCAGTTCAGCAGTTCGTTCACCCGCCAGATCGACTTGATCTGGCCGAGCAGACGCCGTGCACCCTCCTGCTCCAGCGGTATGACGCCGTCCGAACCGGGCTTGGCCGCCCACTCGTGGACCTCGTCGTAGATGCCGGCGATGCGCCCGGCCGGTCCCAGCCCGACGCGCTCATGGTTGAGCTGGGTGGTGATGAGTTTCCAGCCTCCGTGCTCCTCACCGACCAGCATGTCGGCGGGCACCCGCACCTCGTTGTAGTAGGAGGCATTCGTGTGATGCGCCCCGTCGGACAGGATGATCGGCGTCCAGGAGTAGCCGGGATCCTTGGTGTCGACAATCAGGATCGAAATGCCCTTGTGCTTGGCCGCTTCCGGATCGGTACGGCAGGCCAGCCAGATGTAATCGGCATCGTGGGCCCCGGTGGTCCACATCTTCTGACCGTTGACGATGTATTCGTCGCCGTGCCGAACGGCGGATGTCCGCAGGGACGCCAGGTCGGTGCCGGCCTCCGGTTCCGAGTAGCCGATCGCGAAATGTATTTCGCCGGCCAGGATCCCGGGCAGGAACTTCTTCTTCTGCGTCTCGGTGCCGTGCACCTGCAGGGTGGGCCCGACGGTCTGCAGCGTCACCATCGGCAGCGGCACATCGGCCCGGTTGGCCTCGTTGACGAAGATCTGCTGTTCGATCGGCCCGAAGCCGAGGCCGCCGTACTCCTTGGGCCAGCCGACACCGAGTTTGCCGTCCGAGCCCATCCGCTTGATCACCGTGCGGTAGGCCTCGTTGTGCCGGTCGGACTCCATCGCAGCCGCCTCTTCGGGCGTGATGAGAGTCGAGAAGTACTCGCGCAGTTCAGATTGCAGTGACCGCTGCTCCGAGGTCAGTTCGATGAACATTACGCTCCTACCAGATCGAGCCTGTACGACGGACCGCC
It includes:
- a CDS encoding glycosyltransferase family 1 protein; translated protein: MNSALAAAVYRLALWHPDRRRTDRERAWNLGVRACRRSARQLHVNGAWLAHRRTFAGRSASEMLRALASTERIDLILHVPADADVAISAWTGVNHIEIRRSMFSGRVFEQVYLPAATADAVLLTLEGSAPILKRRQLVTMHDATPFRRPSGFSRRYRLLHELTYRWLARTADGVLTGSVYSAHELADVLRVDVERFIVAGGAADSLDDVEPVRPALPMHRDYHLLIGTAAPHENIAVAAATMARSGRRVVIVGMNGSELAVNPSVVCAEQVTDAELVWLYRHCQAFVVPTSYAGFGLSVLEAQAIGCPVVCADSAALPEVCGDSALYFDPDDPDTLTTQLDRLDREVGLVEDLKCRAFLNAGRHSWDGSARKILDWVERTTLSRLTAHVPDKVLVEKRDRAITGSARVQDLRGIGAVDD
- a CDS encoding 2-keto-4-pentenoate hydratase, with the protein product MLSVEVRDELAADLAEAERSRVPTTPLTDRYADIDVVDAYEIQLINIRQRVAEGARVIGHKVGLSSEAMQKMMGVDEPDYGHLLADMEVFEDKPVAAGRFLYPRVEVEVGFILADDLPGAGCTEDDVLAATAAFAPSIELIDTRITDWKIKLCDTIADNASSAGWVLGPERVSPKDIDIKNISAVLKRNGEVVAEGRSDAVLGNPVTSVAWLARKVDQFGVRLKAGDIVLPGACMRAIDARPGDDFVADFDGLGSVRLSFE
- the kstD gene encoding 3-oxosteroid 1-dehydrogenase encodes the protein MTGQEYDVVVVGSGAAGMVAALTAAHQGLSTVVVEKAPHYGGSTARSGGGVWIPNNEILKRDGVKDTADAARQYLHAIIGDAVPADKIDTYLDRSPEMLSFVLKNSPLKLCWVPGYSDYYPETPGGKATGRSVEPKPFNAKKLGADEKGLEPPYGKVPMNMVVLQQDYVRLNQLKRHPRGVLRSIKVGVRSVWANATGKNLVGMGRALIAPLRIGLQKAGVPVLLNTALTDLYVEDGVVRGIYVRNTQDPESAEPTLIRARKGVILGSGGFEHNEQMRVKYQRAPITTEWTVGAAANTGDGILAAEKLGAALELMEDSWWGPTVPLVDAPWFALSERNSPGSIIVNMSAKRFMNESMPYVEACHHMYGGQYGQGEGPGENVPAWLVFDQQYRDRYIFAGLQPGQRIPKKWLESGVVVKAATLAELAEKTGLSAEALAATVDRFNGFARSGVDEDFHRGDSAYDRYYGDPTIKPNPNLGEIKHGPFYAAKMVPGDLGTKGGIRTDNDGRALRDDNSVIEGLYAAGNVSSPVMGHTYPGPGGTIGPAMTFGYLAALAIAGKG
- a CDS encoding GAF and ANTAR domain-containing protein, whose translation is MARAFVGLADTLVADFDVVELAQQLVENAMTLLPIDAAGIVLADVHGRFQVLASNSEQTRLLELFQIQHDNGPCLLSYRTGEQVVVEDLRISIDRWPEFAARAIEYGFLSVHALPLRLRNDRVGALNLFRFESGKMSDADIAIGQALADVATIGIVHQRVALQSDVLNQQLQTALNTRTVIEQAKGVLAERGGVDMDAAFRLLRGYARRNNRRLAELARSVVDGADTAEILNPS
- a CDS encoding MaoC family dehydratase, with the protein product MTVGTTLPELKIYGDPTFIVSTAIATRDYQDVHHDRDKAQAKGSKDIFVNILTDTGLVGRYVTDWAGPNAVVRSIKLRLGVPWYAYDTITFTGEVTAVDGDLVTLKVVGANSLGNHVIATSTLTLGDKR
- a CDS encoding GAF and ANTAR domain-containing protein, with protein sequence MPSPPGPGPADRTDIRARFLVVVGQTPTDLQGAEQLCTACLATLPVQRVGISVISGDEGHEFLCASDDVAERMEWAQISLGEGPAVAAFTTGGPVSTPDAAMPDTRWPLLAREPEAADAGAVYALPLQLGAIRVGVLSLYLEPGARLSAQDFGDAIAVADLITSLLLASGTTDEADALDHWWVQPQSSREIHQATGMVVAQLGVSARDAYALLQGYAFARGRGLDEVAAEVVHHRLRIDVDPEDDQAPAS
- a CDS encoding MaoC/PaaZ C-terminal domain-containing protein, producing the protein MPIDVEKALAADLEPIEFSWTSSDIQLYHLGLGAGADPMDERELRYLTDNTPQVLPTFGNVAVSFHMTEAPTVQFPGIDIELSRVLHASEGVTVPGPIPTSGKAWSKQRFTEIWDKGKAAVIVSESTVTDESGTVLWTTKRSIFARGEGGFGGERGPSTSVELPARAPDAEIAIPTLPQQALLYRLCGDRNPLHSDPAFAKAAGFDRPILHGLCTYGIGAKAIVDHFFDGDVLQVGTYGARFAGTVIPGETLQANIWHQDGKYIGTLTAPSRDNTVVLSGVELIPAG
- a CDS encoding lipid-transfer protein, with protein sequence MSSKAGLSGKAAIAGIGATDFSKNSGRSELRLAAEAVLDALDDAGLTPADVDGLVTFTMDSNLETAVARSTGIGDLKFFSQIGYGGGAAAATVQQAALAVATGVAEVVVAYRAFNERSEFRFGQVMSGLTVNADSRGVEYSWSYPHGLSTPAASVAMIAQRYMHEYGATSADFGAVSVADRKHAANNPKAHFYGKPITIEDHQNSRWIAEPLRLLDCCQETDGGVAIVVTTPERAKDLKHRPAIIEAAAQGAGADQFTMYSYYRDELGLPEMGLVGRQLWEQSALSPADIQTAILYDHFTPYTLIQLEELGFCGKGEAKDFIAGGAIELGGRLPINTHGGQLGEAYIHGMNGIAEGVRQLRGTSVNQVDNVEHVLVTAGTGVPTSGLILG